One Thalassotalea hakodatensis DNA segment encodes these proteins:
- a CDS encoding ABC transporter substrate-binding protein, producing the protein MKLFLLFFIGLIHFSCFAINVTFVNPSVPGTPFWDRVTAVAKAAAEDLSINLTIVYGKDNRIYNFKAIEQVIAADNKPDYLIFMPYDGNAVNTFERLEHAKIPFVTIERTLKTHEQAMIGFPQQKFSYWLGEVFHDNVFAGRLLADELIKAAKKQQPNKNIVAIGLAGSFSGESNERTQGLELAIAETDFVSLVQVVPAIWSRERSRNIIFQLNARFGHIDIAWAASDGMALGVLDSIDSGYKGLNTNMIIGGVDWTEEGLKEIENGRIAASVGGHFMQTAWALIKLYDHHNGKSFFKPGDLGKTYDLEAITRDNIEQYKVLTNKVDWRQVDFSLFSLVNNEKTSYDFSFHHILTSLHQ; encoded by the coding sequence ATGAAATTGTTTTTACTCTTTTTCATCGGGCTGATTCATTTTAGTTGTTTTGCCATTAATGTTACTTTCGTAAACCCTTCAGTACCTGGCACACCATTTTGGGATAGAGTGACTGCCGTAGCAAAAGCTGCGGCAGAAGACCTTTCTATTAACCTTACAATTGTTTACGGTAAAGATAACCGCATCTATAATTTTAAAGCCATCGAACAAGTAATTGCGGCAGATAACAAACCAGATTATCTTATTTTCATGCCCTATGATGGCAATGCCGTTAATACATTTGAGCGCCTCGAACATGCTAAAATTCCATTTGTGACCATCGAACGAACCTTAAAAACACATGAACAAGCAATGATCGGCTTTCCCCAGCAAAAATTTTCTTATTGGCTTGGAGAAGTGTTTCACGACAATGTGTTTGCAGGGCGATTACTCGCTGATGAGCTGATAAAAGCAGCAAAGAAACAACAGCCAAACAAAAACATTGTCGCAATAGGTTTAGCGGGAAGTTTTAGTGGTGAGTCGAACGAACGCACACAAGGATTAGAATTAGCAATTGCAGAAACTGACTTTGTATCTTTAGTCCAAGTTGTACCTGCTATTTGGAGTAGGGAACGAAGTAGAAATATTATCTTTCAACTCAATGCTAGATTTGGTCATATAGATATCGCATGGGCTGCTTCTGATGGTATGGCATTGGGGGTTTTAGATTCAATTGATAGTGGTTACAAAGGCTTAAATACTAACATGATTATTGGTGGGGTAGACTGGACAGAAGAAGGTTTGAAAGAAATTGAAAATGGGCGTATTGCGGCTAGCGTTGGAGGTCATTTCATGCAAACAGCCTGGGCGCTTATTAAGCTTTACGATCACCATAATGGCAAATCTTTTTTTAAACCAGGCGACCTCGGCAAAACCTACGATCTCGAAGCAATAACACGTGATAATATTGAACAATACAAAGTATTAACTAACAAGGTAGACTGGCGGCAGGTAGATTTTTCTCTGTTTTCGTTAGTCAATAATGAAAAGACAAGTTATGACTTCTCTTTTCATCATATTTTAACTTCATTGCACCAGTAG
- a CDS encoding DUF349 domain-containing protein, giving the protein MIFDRFFKANWQHKNANVRIQAIENELSVDNDTEHDILNTLIQQDPSDLVRRTALLKIDNIFVYLAAAHDNDMASIRKFSQAQLEKQLMGSSSNALSIECKHQLINDVRMNKGILEHWLKTESDPEMINTLFKRIDKPQLLTSVFKHHQQPKIQQALLDDKLTIEQLEKLVKYSCTEGIEQKIALRISTLKAQQELPNKLEKSCQLLLSKYLALKDEKEYQLLLDKQHDYDGQWLTLRAQFDCLSSAKQEVLAAKYQEISQQVIHAQRANAEAFEQQKIIKQQELNRIAEHKAFSEAVQTLKNQLHDVILNENTEQVEEITQQTALLITELKSSQLSINQQKTLQQNLQVISQRLDRISDIIEANAQATQLIASFSQKAVPESIMQYDALVPQYYDWLANWKKCYQQASDYLPDYVTEAYQEINTKWQQAIAPFKKQRESDFRHTQRKLNDTKHLIHIGKYNAAFGVFKGAKTMFEKLQEKQQARLSKLYLTVEEQLAELNDWEHYVSTPKKQALLSDVEQLAKQPLDNPKAQADKVKMFRQQWNSLGHADDTLEQALNTKFNEYCELAFEPCRTYFAEQEAIRERNYAARLSFIEQAKQLVSATDLNAEIDKAVASSLRTLMQKWRQAGQVERAKYKQLNSEFNRVVSPLNQALSSQYQNNEHAKLTLIAKAKELQNLADINQAANEAKSLQNSWKKIGFSGHDAENKLWQQFRQVNDEIFARKSADNAQADEQAKQQVNQIKEQVEAIVHHCSNEITSITAGIKQLTLLAEESKQQNIAKKVSTSIESAITQLTKQREKIKEHQQQEHWQVVFELLTAIAKGEEMPNNTFETLTNSWKKKITTCVTATERDNEQRLEKTFAIEVLADLDSAEADASQKLQAQVALMQAKMTLKNMTDIELLFSQWLSLGKLIEEDVPLLTRIKPAFLNSSTFNTD; this is encoded by the coding sequence ATGATATTTGATCGGTTTTTCAAAGCGAATTGGCAACATAAAAATGCTAATGTACGCATACAAGCAATAGAAAATGAATTAAGTGTTGATAATGACACGGAACATGACATTCTAAATACACTTATTCAGCAAGATCCAAGTGACCTAGTCAGACGAACAGCTTTACTTAAAATAGATAATATTTTTGTGTATCTAGCTGCTGCACATGATAATGATATGGCATCGATACGTAAGTTTTCTCAAGCACAACTTGAGAAACAACTTATGGGGTCGTCTTCAAACGCGTTATCTATCGAATGCAAACATCAACTTATTAATGATGTTCGTATGAATAAAGGCATCTTGGAGCATTGGTTAAAAACTGAATCTGATCCAGAGATGATCAATACACTTTTTAAACGTATAGATAAGCCACAATTACTTACCTCTGTGTTTAAACATCATCAGCAGCCTAAAATACAACAAGCGTTACTTGATGATAAATTAACCATTGAACAACTAGAAAAACTGGTTAAGTATTCTTGTACCGAAGGTATTGAGCAAAAGATTGCTTTACGTATATCAACACTAAAAGCTCAGCAAGAGCTCCCCAATAAACTCGAAAAGTCTTGCCAATTATTGTTATCAAAATATTTAGCCCTTAAAGATGAAAAAGAATATCAACTACTTCTTGATAAACAACATGACTACGATGGTCAATGGTTAACTTTAAGAGCACAGTTTGATTGTTTATCTTCAGCGAAACAAGAAGTATTGGCTGCTAAATACCAAGAAATCAGCCAACAAGTAATACATGCACAACGTGCGAATGCAGAAGCATTTGAGCAGCAGAAAATAATCAAACAACAAGAGTTAAATCGCATTGCAGAGCACAAAGCGTTTTCAGAAGCAGTTCAAACATTAAAAAATCAGCTTCATGATGTTATTTTAAATGAAAACACTGAACAAGTTGAAGAAATTACACAGCAAACAGCGTTGTTAATTACTGAATTAAAAAGCAGTCAATTATCGATTAATCAACAAAAAACCTTGCAACAAAATTTACAAGTGATTAGCCAAAGGTTAGACAGAATTTCAGACATTATTGAAGCCAACGCACAGGCAACACAGCTAATAGCATCGTTCTCACAAAAGGCAGTGCCTGAATCTATTATGCAATACGATGCGCTTGTGCCGCAATATTATGATTGGCTAGCTAACTGGAAAAAATGTTATCAACAGGCATCTGATTATCTACCTGATTATGTCACAGAAGCTTATCAAGAAATTAATACTAAATGGCAACAAGCAATTGCGCCGTTTAAAAAACAACGTGAATCTGACTTTAGACATACACAACGAAAACTGAACGATACAAAGCACTTGATCCACATAGGTAAATACAATGCTGCTTTTGGTGTTTTTAAAGGTGCCAAAACGATGTTCGAAAAGTTACAGGAGAAGCAACAAGCTCGTTTATCAAAATTATATTTAACTGTTGAAGAGCAATTAGCCGAGCTAAATGATTGGGAACATTATGTTTCAACCCCTAAAAAGCAAGCACTATTATCAGACGTTGAACAACTGGCAAAACAACCTTTAGATAATCCAAAAGCACAAGCTGATAAAGTGAAAATGTTTCGTCAACAATGGAATAGTTTAGGGCATGCTGATGACACGCTAGAACAAGCATTAAATACAAAATTTAATGAATATTGTGAGCTTGCATTCGAGCCATGCCGTACATATTTTGCAGAGCAAGAAGCGATAAGAGAAAGAAACTACGCTGCGCGACTAAGTTTCATTGAACAAGCTAAGCAATTAGTCAGTGCAACAGATTTAAACGCTGAAATAGATAAAGCCGTTGCAAGCTCATTACGCACATTAATGCAAAAATGGCGTCAAGCTGGTCAAGTAGAGCGAGCAAAATACAAGCAATTAAACAGTGAATTTAACCGTGTAGTTTCACCTTTAAATCAAGCATTAAGTTCACAATATCAGAACAATGAACATGCCAAATTAACGTTGATTGCTAAAGCCAAAGAGTTGCAAAACTTAGCGGATATAAATCAAGCGGCTAATGAAGCAAAATCTTTACAGAATTCATGGAAAAAAATTGGCTTTAGTGGTCACGATGCAGAAAATAAATTATGGCAACAGTTTAGGCAAGTAAACGATGAAATATTTGCACGCAAATCTGCTGACAATGCCCAAGCTGATGAACAAGCTAAACAACAAGTTAATCAGATTAAGGAGCAAGTTGAAGCTATCGTTCACCACTGTAGTAACGAAATTACATCTATAACCGCCGGTATAAAACAACTTACATTGTTGGCTGAAGAGTCTAAGCAACAAAATATTGCTAAAAAAGTAAGTACTTCAATAGAGAGTGCTATTACTCAATTAACAAAGCAACGTGAAAAAATTAAAGAGCACCAACAACAGGAACATTGGCAAGTAGTATTTGAATTGCTAACGGCTATTGCCAAAGGTGAAGAAATGCCTAACAACACTTTTGAGACATTGACTAATAGTTGGAAAAAGAAAATAACAACTTGCGTGACTGCAACTGAACGCGACAATGAACAGCGTTTAGAAAAAACGTTTGCTATTGAAGTGCTGGCTGATCTCGATTCAGCAGAAGCTGATGCGAGTCAAAAATTACAAGCTCAAGTTGCGCTTATGCAAGCAAAAATGACATTAAAAAATATGACTGACATTGAGCTGTTATTTAGCCAATGGTTGTCACTTGGAAAACTAATTGAAGAAGATGTTCCACTATTAACTCGTATCAAGCCAGCTTTTTTAAATAGCAGCACATTCAATACTGATTAA